From a region of the Andreesenia angusta genome:
- a CDS encoding prephenate dehydrogenase yields MDFNVKIAIVGLGLIGGSYGLALKQMGFKDVRGADISSEVVEKAKQMGAIDCGSTRLEDIIPEADLVVFSVYPELTTRLIVDNMDSFKSGAILTDVAGIKEKLIADIAPHLREDVDFVAGHPMAGKETSGIESADPGIFIGANYIITPTEQNKRENIELVKEIVRGMGFKNVVETKPSTHDENIAYVSQLPHIVAVGMVNCKDVEDVSLFAGGSYRDTTRIARINAELWSELFIENRSHLVEQIDLFLDYTKNIRDAIEAEDSASLKEMLRESHSRKGEIVDEKA; encoded by the coding sequence ATGGACTTTAATGTGAAGATAGCGATAGTCGGACTTGGGCTTATAGGCGGGTCCTACGGATTGGCGCTGAAGCAGATGGGTTTTAAAGACGTCCGAGGAGCTGATATATCGAGCGAAGTGGTTGAAAAGGCGAAGCAGATGGGAGCCATAGACTGTGGCAGCACAAGGCTTGAAGATATTATCCCAGAAGCGGACCTGGTAGTATTCTCTGTATACCCGGAGCTTACTACAAGACTCATAGTGGATAATATGGACAGCTTCAAGAGCGGGGCGATTCTGACAGATGTGGCTGGGATAAAGGAAAAGCTGATAGCTGACATAGCACCACACCTGAGAGAGGATGTGGACTTCGTGGCCGGGCATCCCATGGCCGGAAAAGAGACAAGTGGAATAGAGTCGGCAGACCCCGGTATATTCATAGGGGCGAACTATATAATAACTCCTACAGAGCAGAACAAGAGAGAGAACATAGAGCTTGTAAAAGAGATAGTGAGGGGAATGGGCTTTAAAAACGTGGTAGAGACTAAGCCGTCCACGCACGACGAGAACATAGCCTATGTAAGCCAGCTTCCGCACATAGTGGCCGTGGGGATGGTCAACTGCAAAGACGTAGAAGACGTATCGCTATTTGCCGGCGGAAGCTACAGGGACACCACAAGGATAGCTAGGATAAACGCCGAGCTCTGGAGCGAGCTCTTTATAGAGAACAGGTCTCACCTTGTGGAGCAGATAGATCTCTTTCTAGATTACACAAAAAACATAAGGGATGCGATAGAAGCCGAAGACTCAGCGAGCCTCAAGGAGATGCTCAGAGAATCGCATAGCAGAAAAGGGGAGATAGTGGATGAAAAAGCTTAA
- the aroB gene encoding 3-dehydroquinate synthase, translating to MKKLKIDLPEKQYDILIEKGLRRQFGSEIKKLYTNKKIFIITDQNVYNIYGEEFEKDLKSNGFEPYFTVVEPGEKSKSIAVLESVYDSLLDKEITRSDMIVALGGGVVGDLTGFVAATLLRGIRFMQIPTSLLAQIDSSVGGKVAVNLEKGKNLVGNFYHPDAVLIDPEMLLTLEKRYFYDGMAEVIKYGCIKSEELFRMLESYVTEEEFFDNIDDIIYRCCDIKRAVVEEDEKDTGNRMLLNFGHTLGHAVEKCFGYEKYTHGEGVAIGMYNITLRSEAKGETEAGVAESIKSLLVKYKLPYEMPEMDEEEVKKAIGLDKKSSSGSITLILVKRIGESYLKKIAKEEIVDYI from the coding sequence ATGAAAAAGCTTAAAATAGACCTTCCAGAAAAGCAGTACGACATACTCATAGAGAAGGGCCTTAGAAGGCAATTTGGCTCAGAGATAAAAAAACTGTATACTAATAAAAAAATATTTATAATTACAGACCAGAACGTATATAATATATATGGAGAAGAGTTCGAGAAAGACTTGAAGTCGAATGGATTCGAGCCTTATTTCACAGTGGTGGAGCCGGGCGAGAAGAGCAAGTCCATAGCGGTGCTTGAGAGCGTATATGACTCACTGTTGGACAAGGAAATCACCAGGTCAGATATGATAGTTGCCCTTGGAGGCGGAGTAGTCGGGGACTTAACGGGCTTCGTGGCAGCAACGCTTCTAAGGGGAATAAGGTTTATGCAGATACCTACTTCGCTATTGGCGCAGATAGACAGCAGCGTAGGCGGGAAAGTGGCTGTAAACCTGGAAAAAGGCAAGAACCTTGTCGGCAACTTCTACCATCCGGACGCAGTGCTGATAGACCCTGAGATGCTGTTGACGCTTGAAAAGAGGTATTTCTACGACGGAATGGCCGAGGTCATAAAATACGGTTGCATCAAGAGCGAAGAGCTCTTCAGAATGCTTGAGTCATACGTGACGGAAGAGGAATTCTTCGACAACATAGATGATATAATATACAGATGCTGCGACATAAAGAGGGCCGTGGTGGAGGAAGATGAAAAAGACACTGGAAACAGGATGCTGCTGAACTTCGGGCACACTCTAGGGCACGCTGTAGAGAAATGCTTCGGATATGAAAAGTACACCCATGGAGAAGGCGTTGCAATAGGCATGTACAATATAACGCTTAGGAGCGAAGCGAAGGGCGAGACAGAGGCAGGAGTGGCTGAAAGCATAAAGTCGCTGCTTGTGAAGTACAAACTGCCATACGAGATGCCTGAGATGGACGAAGAGGAAGTGAAAAAGGCCATCGGGCTCGACAAGAAGAGCAGCAGCGGCAGCATAACGCTTATACTTGTAAAGAGGATAGGAGAGAGCTACCTTAAAAAGATAGCCAAAGAGGAGATAGTAGACTACATTTAA
- the aroA gene encoding 3-phosphoshikimate 1-carboxyvinyltransferase, whose product MKSVKINPMTLEGEINIPPSKSMSHRAIICASLSRGESLIHNISYSDDIIATIEGMKALGVEVLEEILDQDTGTYSLRIKGVEEFKLQSDSVNCKESGSTIRFLIPILMLAGEKFNITGEGRLVERPLDTYYRIFDQQGIKYANTGGILPLEIEGCLKPGTFSIEGNISSQFITGLLFTLPLLDGDSRIVVTESELESKGYVDLTIDILRKFGIEIENRDYKEFFIKGNQSYVSREYKVEGDYSQGAFWIVAGLLDGKIVCNDLEKSSLQGDKEVVEIVERMGGNISVSEDSITVEKSETRGTVIDASQCPDIIPVLSVLAALSEGETRVINGKRLRIKESDRITSTRTELEKLGADIREEGDGLVIVGKPMLEGGAVLDSWNDHRIAMAMGVASIRCKKPVEITNSGSVSKSYPHFWEDFKKLGGVVDERNMG is encoded by the coding sequence ATGAAATCAGTCAAGATAAACCCTATGACTCTGGAAGGCGAGATAAACATACCGCCTTCTAAGAGCATGAGCCATAGAGCGATAATATGTGCAAGCCTTTCGCGCGGAGAGAGTCTGATACATAATATATCTTATTCGGACGATATAATAGCGACTATAGAGGGGATGAAGGCACTTGGAGTAGAGGTGTTGGAGGAGATTCTAGACCAAGACACAGGCACATACAGCCTCAGGATAAAGGGAGTGGAGGAGTTCAAGCTCCAGAGCGACTCTGTAAACTGCAAAGAATCTGGCTCGACCATAAGGTTTCTAATACCGATACTGATGCTTGCAGGAGAGAAGTTTAATATAACTGGAGAGGGAAGGCTTGTAGAGAGGCCACTTGACACCTATTACAGGATATTCGATCAGCAGGGTATAAAATATGCAAATACAGGAGGCATTCTGCCGCTTGAAATAGAGGGGTGCTTAAAGCCGGGCACTTTCAGCATAGAGGGCAATATAAGCTCCCAGTTTATAACTGGACTTCTGTTTACACTGCCTCTTTTGGACGGCGATTCAAGGATAGTCGTAACAGAGTCGGAGCTTGAGTCTAAGGGCTATGTGGATCTGACTATAGACATACTCAGAAAATTCGGCATAGAGATAGAGAACAGGGATTACAAGGAGTTTTTCATAAAGGGAAACCAGAGCTACGTAAGCCGCGAGTACAAGGTGGAAGGAGACTACTCTCAGGGCGCTTTCTGGATAGTGGCTGGACTGCTTGACGGAAAGATAGTATGCAACGACCTGGAAAAGTCTTCTCTTCAAGGCGACAAGGAAGTCGTGGAGATAGTAGAGAGAATGGGCGGAAATATATCGGTATCTGAAGACAGCATAACAGTGGAGAAGTCGGAGACTAGAGGGACTGTCATAGATGCTTCCCAGTGCCCAGACATAATACCTGTGCTCAGCGTACTGGCTGCGCTAAGCGAAGGAGAAACCAGAGTTATAAACGGAAAGAGACTCAGAATAAAAGAGTCGGACAGGATAACATCCACTAGAACGGAGCTTGAGAAGCTAGGAGCCGACATAAGAGAAGAAGGCGACGGGCTTGTGATAGTAGGAAAGCCTATGCTTGAAGGCGGAGCGGTGCTGGACAGCTGGAACGACCACAGAATAGCCATGGCCATGGGAGTGGCGTCCATAAGGTGCAAGAAGCCTGTAGAGATAACGAACAGCGGTTCTGTATCCAAGTCCTACCCTCACTTCTGGGAGGACTTCAAGAAACTAGGAGGTGTGGTAGATGAGCGGAATATGGGGTAG